ACGGTGTGCTGGAAGGCATCAGGATCTGCAGAAAGGGCTTCCCCAACAGGATCCTCTATGGGGACTTCAAGCAGAGGTAgaatgattaaatttgatgtgtCGCTGATGTTGTTATCATTTCCTTTGATAGTGCTTATAGTTAAGCATTCCCCATTACAGATACCGCATCCTGAACCCTGCTGCTATCCCTGAGGGACAGTTCATTGACAGCAGGAAGGGTGCAGAAAAACTGCTGGGGTCTCTGGATATTGACCACAATCAGTACaagtttggacataccaagGTAGCTACaccaacatacagtatatgttagGAGTGGAAAGCCTTACACACAAGagataaaaatacagtatacattttcaaagccaTTTATACATAAATGTTAACCCAAGTATATGACCAAATGCTAAAGTACCATTCATATATTCACCAAAGGAGAAGTAATATGGGCTCACATTTGTGGtactattttattttgaatcaaAGATAATGGAAAGTTCAGAAACTTATTCAGTTTACttaaaggcacacacacatctatttTAATTTCCACTATCTTCAAATCACAGGTTTTCACAAAAGAACTGTATTGCACCATTCCTAAAGGCATGAGAAATTCCTCTTCTTAAaccaacactgaaaatgttaaaattcacTGTCAttgatgaaatgatttcatgAGGCTGGCCCATCATGCCCAACAGGTATTCTTCAAGGCTGGTCTGCTGGGTACTCTGGAGGAGATGAGAGATGACCGTCTGGCTCTCATCATCACTGGAATCCAAGCCAGATCCCGTGGTCTTCTCTCAAGAATTGAGTTCCAGAAAATTGTTGAACGAAGGTCAGGATACTGATGCTTAAATctatcatttgcatttcaggtATTGAGAGTGCTATatctaaaatgtatgtgtgatgaATCATAGGGACGCCTTGCTTGTGATCCAATGGAATGTGCGTGCCTTCATGGGTGTGAAGAACTGGCCCTGGATGAAGCTCTATTTCAAGATCAAACCTCTGCTGAGGTCTGCTGAGGCTGAGAAAGAGATGGCCAATATGAAGGAGGAGTTCCTGAAGCTTAAAGAGGCATATGCCAAATCTGAGGCCCGCAGGAAGGAGCTTGAAGAGAAAATGGTCTCTCTTCTCCAAGAGAAGAATGATCTGCAGCTTCAAGTCCAGGCTGTGAGTTTTGAAATTGTTCATGTAAATGTGTAGGTGTGAGTCTGCAAACACAATCACTTCATCCCTACTCTCTGAATCACATGACTTGACATGTCCATAGGAACAAGATAATCTCTGTGATGCTGAGGAGCGATGTGAAGGGCTGATCAAGAATAAGATCCAGCTTGAGGCTAAAATCAaagagctgacagagagactggaggatgaggaggagatgAATGCAGAGCTAACTGCCaagaagaggaagctggaggaTGAGTGCTCTGAGCTGAAGAAGGACATTGATGATCTGGAGCTCACTCTGGCTAAAGTAGAGAAGGAAAAGCATGCCACTGAGAATAAGGTTAGTGTCTTTACATGTCTCAAATGTAGAAGCAGATGGTTTGTGAGACAGTCCATTGACTCTCTGATTTGTGTTTTCAGGTGAAGAACCTGACTGAGGAAATGGCAGCTCTGGACGAAATCATCGCCAAGCTGACCAAGGAGAAGAAGGCTCTTCAGGAGGCTCACCAGCAAACCCTGGATGACCTGCAGAGTGAGGAGGACAAAGTGAACACGCTGACCAAGGCAAAAGCCAAACTGGAGCAGCAAGTCGATGATGTGAGTACTTTTCCTTGAACTAGAGTTCAGAAAGAGGAAATAGAATGCACTGTAAAATCAATTGTTGCTCATTTCTTCCATTCCATCTCCAGCTGGAGGGATCActggaacaggaaaaaaagattcGAATGGATCTTGAGAGAGCAAAGAGGAAGCTTGAGGGAGACTTGAAGCTTACTCAGGAGAATGTAATGGACCTGGAGAATGACAAGCAGCAGCTGGAAGAGAGACTAAAGAAGTAAATGAATGTTCTCTTCTTCAGGGATACATCTTATTGAGGTTGAAGTGGGTACTAAATCTCCCACTTTTTCTTATTTCAGAAAAGACTTTGAGATCAGTCAGCTAAATAGCAAAATTGAAGATGAATTGGCCTTGGCTGCTCAGCTCCAGAAGAaactgaaggagctgcaggtaAATATGTTAAGAAAACCCACCGAATACCTCACTACTGTTACAGTATCTTCATGATATCATGACAACCTAAAATTTTCCATTGCACTAGGCTCGCATTGAGGAGTTGGAAGAAGAGCTTGAGGCTGAGAGAGCTGCCCGTGCTAAGGtggaaaaacaaagagcagacTTAgccagagagctggaggagatcagtgagaggctggaggaggctggtggGGCCACAGCTGCTCAGATTGAGATGAACAAGAAGAGGGAGGCAGAATTCCAGAAGGTGCGCAGAGACCTTGAAGAGGCCACACTGCAGCATGAGGCTACAGCTGCCACACTGAGGAAGAAACACGCTGACAGTGTGGCTGACTTGGGAGAGCAGATTGATAACCTGCAGAGAGTGAAACAGAAGCTAGAAAAGGAGAAGAGTGAGCTTAGACTGGAGCTGGACGATGTGGTGTCCAACATGGAACAGATCGTTAAGTCTAAGGTAAATTCATAAAaacctgtttcattttttttgtttaattcaatCAGCCGCAgtgctttatttaaacaaatgttatgtTTCCCAGTATagtatatttcagttttttctttactCTTCAAGACAAACTTCAAGTCAGCTGCAACTATTTAATTAGATGTTATGTGTCACAGTATagcaaatttccattttttattcacTCTTCAAGGCAAACTTAGAGAAGATGTGCAGGACTCTGGAAGATCAGATGAATGAATACAGAACTAAGTTTGAGGAAGGCCAACGTAGCATCAATGACTTCACTATGCAGAGAGCTAAGCTACAGACTGAGAATGGTATGTATATTGATCTTTACAAATCAGTTCTCTAAGGCTATGTTTATGAAAATCATATTCTTAGCTGTTTTTATAAACCATTCTAGGGGAGCTTGCCAGACAGCTTGAGGAGAAAGACTCACTAGTCTCTCAGCTGACCAGAGGAAAGCAGTCCTACACCCAGCAAATTGAAGACCTCAAAAGACAGCTGGAAGAGGAAGTCAAGGTAATATATTCACAGTAGCTGACTCTTAAAATAGCCTGTGAATTCAAACATTATGTATAAATCTTCAATCCTTAAACATATAATTACAGACAGCATGGCTTGTACCCTTCGTAAAATGTCTCTTCCAGGCGAAGAATGCACTGGCCCATGCAGTTCAGTCAGCTCGTCATGACTGTGACCTGCTGAGAGAGCAGTatgaggaggaacaggaggcCAAGGCTGAGCTGCAACGCAGTCTCTCCAAGGCCAACTCTGAGGTGGCTCAGTGGAGAACTAAGTATGAGACTGATGCCATCCAGAGGActgaggagctggaggatgcAAAGTAAGGATTGAAAGCAGGATGTATTGTTACCTAATAATCGCAGTAAATGCGGTGAAGAGAGCTGATTGCATCAGCCTGGTTGATTCttctttgtgtttcatccaGGAAGAAACTGGCTCAGCGACTGCAGGATGCAGAGGAAGCTGTGGAAGCTGTGAACGCTAAATGCTCCTCCCTGGAGAAGACCAAACACAGGCTGCAGAATGAGATTGAAGATCTCATGGTAGATGTGGAGAGATCCAATGCAGCTGCTGCCGCTCTGGACAAGAAGCAAAGGAACTTTGACAAGGTGCTGTAAAATGGAAATGGTGATGttaatcttttctgaatttATAGCTATCGAAGTACCTTGTTTTGAATGTGACTCCTTGGTACAATCCCATCAGGTCCTGACTGAGTGGAAGCAGAAGTATGAAGAGTCACAGAGTGAGTTAGAGAGCTCCCAGAAGGAAGCCAGATCTCTGAGCACTGAGCTCTTCAAGCTGAAGAACTCTTATGAGGAGTCTCTGGATCACCTGGAGACCATGAAGCGGGAGAATAAGAACCTGCAAGGTTAGGGAGTAGTCTTTACTCATACACtttttacagacacaaacaactataaatttacaaaattgtAAGGCCTGCAGTTAACTGTGGATGAACATTTGTTCTGTTACACAGAGGAAATTTCTGATCTCACTGAGCAACTTGGTGAGGGAGGAAAGAGCATTCATGAACTGGAGAAAGTAAGGAAACAGCTAGAGCAAGAGAAGAGTGAGATCCAAACTGCACTGGAGGAAGCAGAGGTAGGAATCTTTTGTAAAGTGTTCATAGATTCTTGTGTATGTTGTAGTGGGAAGCAGTATTTCTTATATTCTTAGAATTATATGAATTCTCATTGTTCAACTGTTGTGagttgatgatttttttttttctgacaggcATCTCTAGAGCATGAGGAAGGGAAGATTCTGAGAGCCCAGTTGGAGTTTAATCAAGTAAAGGCTGACATTGAACGCAAACTGGCTGAAAAGGATGAGGAGATGGAACAGGCCAAGCGAAACCAGCAAAGAGTAGTGGACACCCTGCAAAGCTCACTGGAAGCAGAAACTCGCAGCAGGAATGAAGCTCTCAGGctgaagaagaagatggagggagaCCTCAATGAGATGGAGATACAGCTCAGCCAGGCAAACAGGCAGGCAGCCGAGGCCCAGAAGCAGCTCAAGGGCCTCCATTCTCACCTGAAGGTATTTTGagacttttattttatatgccaGTGACATTATCTGTTTGTGGTGATGTGACAACAACAATCATTCTCAGGGCACAGGCAGATGAAGTTTTCTTATTAGCAATATAAACATATTCTGGGCAACATGGTTTTATATTAGCAAACTCTGGATCAAACTTGAGggattacatttcattttaaatctacTCTCTACCAGGATTCCCAACTGCAGCTGGATGAATCCCTTCGTGCCAATGATGACCTGAAGGAGAATATTGCCATTGTCGAACGGCGCAACAATCTGCTGCAGGCAGAACTTGATGAGCTGAGGGCTATGGTAGAACAGACTGAAAGAGGCCGCAAACTGGCTGAGCAGGAACTGCTGGATGTCAGTGAGAGAGTACAACTTCTACACTCCCAGGTACAATGAAAAATGGTGGCCATCTTGTGGTTCATTTGATGATTTATCTTTACACAGATATCCAACTACCTATATTTGTCTCTTTAAAGAACACCAGCCTGCTCAACCagaagaagaagctggaggGTGACACGTCCCAGCTTCAGACTGAAGTGGAAGAGGCTGTACAGGAGTGCAGGAATGCTGAGGAAAAAGCCAAAAAGGCCATCACTGATGCTGCCATgatggcagaggagctgaagaaggagcaggaCACCAGTGCTCACCTGGAGCGCATGAAGAAGAACATGGAGCAAACCATCAAGGACCTGCAGCACCGCCTGGATGAAGCTGAGCAAATCGCCATGAAGGGGGGCAAGAAGCAGGTTCAGAAGCTGGAGGCTCGTGTGAGTGTCAAGTTTATTTGCTCATACCTTTTTATGAAAGGATGAAGTAAATGATGCAAAGTCAGTGCACACtgaatgcatatttaacatttacaggTGAGAGAGCTGGAAAATGAGGTTGAAATGGAGCAGAAGAAGAGCAGTGATTCTGTGAAGGGAATCCGTAAATATGAGAGACGCATCAAAGAGCTCACCTACCAGGTACTGTCTgattgtgctttgttttgtggGCTGTATATTTTTCTAGAACTAATTCACGGATTATGATACCTACACACTAAAATCACAGTGTAGCTATGATCATGTaccatttcttgtttttctctttgcagaCTGAGGAGGACCGTAAGAATTTGGCCCGTCTGCAGGACCTGGTGGACAAGCTGCAGCTGAAGGTCAAGTCCTACAAGAGGACTGCAGAGGAGGCTGTAAGTGTCCCCTTGTGTTCAGCACACTGATGTAGCAGCTGCTGGATGCATTTGACAGCAGTATCTTTAATGCCAGACTTTCATTGTGTGCTGACTGTGCACCGCGACTGTGTCTCAGGAGGAACAGGCGAACAGTAATCTGACCAAGTTCCGCAAGATGCAGCATGAGCTGGATGAGGCAGAGGAGCGAGCCGACATCGCAGAGTCTCAGGTCAACAAGCTGCGCGCCAAGAGCCGTGATGTGGGCTCAAAGGTTTGTGGCTTTAATCCCATCTTGCACCAATGATTTCACTTACCAATAATCAATCCCACATTCTTCATCTTTGATTTGTTCATAACATAGCTGAATAACTGTACATGTCACATATGTCCATTGACTACTTACTGAATCCTAAAGTCTCTGGCATTTTAAAGGACCATACTACTCAAACTAAGGGTTGATTATGCTGGAATAGACCTTTCTTTTATCCATACAGCCATTTTTATTATCACATTGATGAAGGTTGTCTTGTATACCCATTGTCAGTTTTCTTGTTCTCTTTATTTAATCTGCATAGACCTTACTTAAATTTTTACAGTAATGTATGAATTTTGCTAATGGAAGTTACTGCATAATGTTGAGAAATTCAGTAACATCCCTTTCCTTTGTGGCAACCATACTTCTTCCACAGCCTCACTCCCTATGGTCagagaatataaaaataactatcTAATGTCCTCCATTAATTTGTGGATTGTTAATCTATTGTGCCCAGGTGCTGTGGCTGCTTTGGCTGCTGGATCAAGAATGAAAGACTAACAACTTACATTGAATAATCGTCTTAACATACCGCTATTAACTCTACTATTAACTCCATGAAATTTCAGGATGAGAATGGATAGGAACTCGAACTACAATTCCAACATTATtggtgaataaaatatttataaatacttattgcattatgttataaatacaaattaaaactaCACCACTGTACTATACTCTCTGCCTTCCATATTACATCAATTTGATCAAAGTCATTGCTGGTTTCTATTTCTTTGCTAAAGCATTAAATTATGTGTTGCTTTGAAGTTTCAATTATTGATATAGATCATAAAACTGGATGGGGATGATAGATAAGCAAATgaaggatatatatatatatatatatatatatatatatatatatatatatagtaccaGTTTCTAAAACAGCATTCGTGTGTACAGGCTGCAGGGTCAGTGATCATTGATTTCAGCCACCAGGGGATGCCAAAAGTAATGTTTGCTACATCATTACATAACTGAATGTTAACATAACATACAACTCTCATACAGTTGATGACAAATATTCAATTTCACTTGAGCATGTCCAATCATATCTAATAATAATGGTACTAACAATCAGCAATTACTAATTATGTACCTACATCTACAAGGTATTATCCTGCCTCAGTACACTAATTGAATATaaactgtaattactgtgaGTGAATCTGTCATACAAGgctttattttttctcatgCTCTCTGTGTTAActtttctgtctgtccatctttCCCCTCACAGAAAGGGCATGATGAAGAGTGAAGCTCTCAGATGGATCTTTCTGAAACGTCTTGACTTGCTGTGTTGTAGCTTTCCCACGTCCCTTTCCTGTAATTCTAtagaataaatgtaatttgcagCTGAACACTCCTGTGCTTCTTGTCCTAATTCAACAGTGTGAGATcaatgtctccctctctgcacagaTATACTCAGCTGACAATAATGGAAATTTCTGTTGTAACAACTACCTTGAGGATTAGTGGTGAAATTTTCTAGTGTGTCACTGTTTTACCACTGGACAGCATTTTCCCTCATGTTTCATGtaaaaattacaattacactaaagaataatttaatttattaatcaaAATAGAGGGTAGGAAATTATCATGTCTGTTTTGAAACATTGAAGCACAAGTTCAATGGGAAGATTATTCTTACACAAATTGATATACATGGTTATTATATCCTTATGATTGTCTCTTTTAATAATCTGATTTTTCTAATTGGTAATGTGTATGGTTATAATAACATAAAGGAAAATAAGGATCTATTTGATACATTAAACACAAGTATTGAGCATCTTTTAGGTAGATTCTCagatttgaaaattattttgggTGGAGATTATAATACTACAGTCAATGATTGAATTGA
The nucleotide sequence above comes from Megalops cyprinoides isolate fMegCyp1 chromosome 2, fMegCyp1.pri, whole genome shotgun sequence. Encoded proteins:
- the LOC118769557 gene encoding myosin-7, which codes for MGDAQMAEFGAAAPYLRKSDKERLEAQTRPFDMKKECFVPDADEEYVKASIVSRDGDKVTAETERGKTVTVKESDVHPQNPPKFDKIEDMAMFTFLHEPAVLFNLKERYAAWMIYTYSGLFCVTVNPYKWLPVYNQEVVVAYRGKKRSEAPPHIFSISDNAYQYMLTDRENQSILITGESGAGKTVNTKRVIQYFASIAAAGPKKDAASEKKGTLEDQIIQANPALEAFGNAKTIRNDNSSRFGKFIRIHFGASGKLASADIETYLLEKSRVTFQLKAERDYHIFYQILSQRKPELLEMLLITANPYDYAFISQGETTVASINDSEELMATDEAFDVLGFTQEEKNSIYKLVGAIMHYGNMKFKQKQREEQAEADGTEDADKSAYLMGLNSADLIKGLCHPRVKVGNEWVTKGQNVQQVYYAIGALSKSVYEKMFLWMVVRINQSLDTKQPRQYFIGVLDIAGFEIFDFNTFEQLCINFTNEKLQQFFNHHMFVLEQEEYKKEGIEWEFIDFGMDLQACIDLIEKPMGIMSILEEECMFPKASDSTFKAKLYDNHLGKSNNFQKPRIVKGKPEAHFSLVHYAGTVDYNIMNWLVKNKDPLNETVVGLYQKSTMKLLALLFANYAGADSAMEQGGGKGGKGGGGKKKGSSFQTVSALHRENLNKLMTNLRSTHPHFVRCIIPNETKTPGAMENPLVMHQLRCNGVLEGIRICRKGFPNRILYGDFKQRYRILNPAAIPEGQFIDSRKGAEKLLGSLDIDHNQYKFGHTKVFFKAGLLGTLEEMRDDRLALIITGIQARSRGLLSRIEFQKIVERRDALLVIQWNVRAFMGVKNWPWMKLYFKIKPLLRSAEAEKEMANMKEEFLKLKEAYAKSEARRKELEEKMVSLLQEKNDLQLQVQAEQDNLCDAEERCEGLIKNKIQLEAKIKELTERLEDEEEMNAELTAKKRKLEDECSELKKDIDDLELTLAKVEKEKHATENKVKNLTEEMAALDEIIAKLTKEKKALQEAHQQTLDDLQSEEDKVNTLTKAKAKLEQQVDDLEGSLEQEKKIRMDLERAKRKLEGDLKLTQENVMDLENDKQQLEERLKKKDFEISQLNSKIEDELALAAQLQKKLKELQARIEELEEELEAERAARAKVEKQRADLARELEEISERLEEAGGATAAQIEMNKKREAEFQKVRRDLEEATLQHEATAATLRKKHADSVADLGEQIDNLQRVKQKLEKEKSELRLELDDVVSNMEQIVKSKANLEKMCRTLEDQMNEYRTKFEEGQRSINDFTMQRAKLQTENGELARQLEEKDSLVSQLTRGKQSYTQQIEDLKRQLEEEVKAKNALAHAVQSARHDCDLLREQYEEEQEAKAELQRSLSKANSEVAQWRTKYETDAIQRTEELEDAKKKLAQRLQDAEEAVEAVNAKCSSLEKTKHRLQNEIEDLMVDVERSNAAAAALDKKQRNFDKVLTEWKQKYEESQSELESSQKEARSLSTELFKLKNSYEESLDHLETMKRENKNLQEEISDLTEQLGEGGKSIHELEKVRKQLEQEKSEIQTALEEAEASLEHEEGKILRAQLEFNQVKADIERKLAEKDEEMEQAKRNQQRVVDTLQSSLEAETRSRNEALRLKKKMEGDLNEMEIQLSQANRQAAEAQKQLKGLHSHLKDSQLQLDESLRANDDLKENIAIVERRNNLLQAELDELRAMVEQTERGRKLAEQELLDVSERVQLLHSQNTSLLNQKKKLEGDTSQLQTEVEEAVQECRNAEEKAKKAITDAAMMAEELKKEQDTSAHLERMKKNMEQTIKDLQHRLDEAEQIAMKGGKKQVQKLEARVRELENEVEMEQKKSSDSVKGIRKYERRIKELTYQTEEDRKNLARLQDLVDKLQLKVKSYKRTAEEAEEQANSNLTKFRKMQHELDEAEERADIAESQVNKLRAKSRDVGSKKGHDEE